One Chryseobacterium wanjuense genomic region harbors:
- a CDS encoding rhomboid family intramembrane serine protease: MNILILIIAITAIISFIAPNGSSNFEKYKFSVGAILNRKEYIRLLSAGFLHADIFHLVFNMLTLYFFGPIVIQGFGNVGFLIIYFGSILLGNIFSLFIYQKQPWYSAIGASGGVSGILFASIAMLPNLGIYLFFIPIPIPGFIFGLIYFGYSVYMMLNPRQHDNIGHAAHLGGAFFGLVYAVANQPQAAMANSLYIGIMALPLLYLSYEIFVRKRIG; encoded by the coding sequence ATGAATATTTTAATATTAATCATAGCAATTACTGCAATTATCAGCTTTATTGCACCGAATGGCAGCAGTAATTTTGAAAAATACAAGTTCAGTGTGGGAGCCATCCTTAACCGGAAAGAATATATACGTTTGCTGTCGGCAGGTTTCCTACACGCGGATATTTTTCATTTGGTCTTTAATATGCTTACCTTATATTTCTTCGGACCTATTGTTATACAGGGGTTTGGGAATGTTGGATTTTTAATCATCTATTTCGGATCGATTTTACTTGGAAATATATTTTCACTGTTTATCTATCAAAAACAGCCCTGGTATTCTGCGATTGGAGCGAGTGGAGGAGTTTCAGGGATTTTATTTGCTTCGATAGCAATGCTTCCTAATTTGGGAATTTACCTTTTCTTTATCCCGATTCCGATTCCAGGTTTTATTTTTGGGTTAATCTATTTTGGATATTCCGTTTATATGATGCTGAATCCCAGACAACACGATAACATCGGTCATGCCGCGCATTTAGGAGGTGCGTTTTTCGGTTTGGTGTATGCTGTGGCAAATCAACCACAGGCTGCAATGGCCAATTCATTATACATCGGAATTATGGCATTACCATTACTTTATTTAAGCTATGAGATTTTTGTAAGGAAAAGAATAGGTTAA
- a CDS encoding GLPGLI family protein, which yields MKKLVIFLAFFLGMAINAQNQRFVYEYKFVSDSTKKDESKTELMFLDVAKKGSKFFSRNLFVSDSLLQVQNKGGNRDFSKIKFGMIGFKVEKSYPDYKVIFFNRLDMDEYKVYDERKLNWKILPDKEKIGEFNAQKAIADFAGRKWIAWFVSDIPIQDGPYKFHGLPGLIVKIEDETKSHSFVLKEIKNLKQNEEWISEEKKQRLGTLITLSQEKYKKQFLDNRNNPTKGIRQLMASGRKVMMTDENGKQMDVEEMLRNQERKVKEENAKNNNLLELDLLK from the coding sequence ATGAAAAAACTAGTAATTTTTTTGGCTTTCTTTTTAGGAATGGCGATCAATGCCCAGAATCAACGGTTTGTATATGAGTATAAATTTGTTTCAGATTCTACAAAAAAAGACGAATCCAAAACGGAATTAATGTTTCTGGATGTTGCGAAAAAAGGGTCAAAATTTTTTAGTAGGAATCTATTTGTTTCCGACTCATTACTTCAGGTACAGAATAAAGGCGGAAACAGAGATTTTTCCAAAATAAAATTCGGTATGATCGGTTTTAAAGTTGAAAAATCTTATCCTGATTATAAGGTTATATTTTTCAATCGTTTAGATATGGATGAATATAAAGTTTATGATGAGAGAAAATTGAACTGGAAAATTTTACCGGATAAAGAAAAAATAGGTGAATTTAATGCACAGAAAGCAATAGCAGATTTTGCGGGAAGAAAATGGATAGCCTGGTTTGTTTCCGATATTCCTATTCAGGACGGGCCTTACAAATTTCACGGTTTGCCGGGACTGATTGTGAAAATAGAAGATGAAACAAAATCGCATTCTTTTGTTTTAAAAGAGATTAAAAATTTAAAGCAAAATGAAGAATGGATAAGTGAAGAAAAGAAACAGAGACTCGGAACTTTGATTACTTTGAGTCAGGAAAAATACAAGAAACAATTTTTAGACAATAGAAATAATCCGACAAAAGGGATTCGTCAGTTAATGGCAAGCGGAAGAAAAGTAATGATGACCGATGAAAACGGCAAACAGATGGATGTGGAAGAAATGCTTAGAAATCAGGAACGAAAAGTAAAGGAAGAAAATGCAAAAAACAATAATCTTCTTGAACTGGATTTACTAAAATAA
- a CDS encoding tetratricopeptide repeat protein: MKMIKISIKSLFLGLIFIGGASAINAQTTPTDSAKNTTTTAATTQATGNPTIDGLKKQIEANPKDTDALAKLATAYQEASDWTNAIDTWKKISVLLPDWAPSYYSQAYAYQSAKDDANAKLAYEKYVATVKPEEVEQNKKNLAYAYFYIAFAEQQSNPDKAKEHIAKSLQYDPTNQDAIKLSKVLNS, from the coding sequence ATGAAAATGATTAAAATTAGTATCAAAAGCCTGTTTTTAGGTTTGATATTTATAGGAGGGGCAAGTGCGATCAATGCGCAAACCACTCCAACAGATAGTGCAAAAAATACGACGACAACAGCAGCCACAACGCAGGCAACCGGTAATCCTACTATTGACGGGCTAAAAAAGCAAATTGAGGCCAATCCAAAGGATACGGATGCATTAGCAAAACTGGCTACAGCTTATCAGGAAGCTTCAGACTGGACGAACGCTATTGATACCTGGAAAAAGATATCTGTCCTGTTACCAGACTGGGCTCCATCATATTACAGTCAGGCCTACGCCTATCAATCTGCTAAAGATGATGCCAATGCAAAGCTAGCATACGAAAAATACGTAGCAACTGTAAAACCTGAAGAAGTGGAACAGAATAAAAAGAATCTGGCTTACGCCTATTTCTATATTGCTTTTGCAGAACAGCAAAGTAATCCTGACAAAGCGAAGGAACATATTGCAAAATCATTACAGTATGACCCTACCAATCAGGATGCTATCAAACTCAGCAAAGTTTTAAATTCATAG
- the fsa gene encoding fructose-6-phosphate aldolase, whose amino-acid sequence MKFFIDTANLEQIREAKDLGILDGVTTNPSLMAKEGIQGAEAIKNHYKAICEIVDGDISAEVLSTTYEEMIKEGEELAAIHPNIVVKIPMIKDGIKALKYFSDKGIKTNCTLIFSAGQALLAAKAGATYVSPFLGRLDDISTDGLNLIQEIRLIFDNYMYETEILAASIRHSMHIIDCAKIGADVITSPLPPILSLLKHPLTDSGLAQFIADSQKLS is encoded by the coding sequence ATGAAATTTTTTATTGACACTGCTAATCTAGAGCAAATCAGAGAAGCTAAAGATCTTGGAATCCTTGATGGAGTAACGACAAACCCTTCATTGATGGCAAAAGAAGGAATTCAGGGAGCTGAAGCGATCAAAAATCACTACAAAGCAATTTGCGAAATCGTAGATGGAGATATTTCTGCAGAAGTTCTTTCTACAACTTACGAGGAAATGATCAAAGAAGGTGAAGAATTGGCAGCAATCCACCCGAATATCGTGGTAAAAATCCCGATGATCAAAGACGGAATCAAAGCGTTAAAATATTTTTCCGATAAAGGAATCAAAACCAATTGTACTTTGATTTTCTCTGCAGGACAGGCACTTTTGGCTGCTAAAGCCGGAGCAACGTATGTTTCGCCATTCCTGGGAAGATTGGACGATATTTCAACTGACGGATTAAACCTAATCCAGGAAATCAGATTGATTTTCGATAATTATATGTATGAAACTGAGATTTTGGCAGCTTCTATCCGTCACTCAATGCACATTATCGACTGTGCTAAAATCGGTGCTGATGTGATCACATCTCCACTTCCTCCGATCTTGAGTTTGCTAAAACATCCATTAACAGACAGCGGATTGGCTCAGTTTATTGCAGATTCTCAGAAATTGTCTTAA
- a CDS encoding GLPGLI family protein produces the protein MKNNILLFLLLSVCTNAQINRFFYEYKFIPDSNDKADVKKEMMLLDIDKNGSNYYSRDKFVADSTSMAEVQKQIKGGSGNINISRRDSPGQVNYKVTKSYPDFKTYLFTRVSMDQYKVKEDQKPEWKILPEKQKVGEYNAQKATTTYGGREWIAWFSTDIPFQDGPYKFYGLPGLIVKLEDTTGSHIMTLVGNKKIQTEVSIGEVDMPGNVRLMGIGGKEIEVTKDQYKKLWKDYVNDPSKNMREMMMRNGGGDNTRVAFKMRTQDGKEISDSNQVFREMEKRTKETLAKNNNPIEPDLTK, from the coding sequence ATGAAAAATAATATTCTACTTTTTTTGCTTTTAAGTGTATGTACCAATGCACAGATTAATCGATTCTTCTATGAATACAAATTCATTCCGGATTCCAACGACAAAGCCGATGTGAAAAAGGAAATGATGCTGTTGGATATTGACAAAAATGGTTCAAATTATTATAGCCGTGACAAATTTGTTGCAGATTCTACCTCAATGGCAGAAGTACAGAAACAGATCAAGGGTGGGTCGGGAAACATCAATATCAGCAGAAGAGACAGTCCGGGACAGGTGAATTACAAAGTCACCAAATCTTATCCTGATTTTAAAACCTATCTGTTTACGAGGGTTTCGATGGATCAGTATAAAGTAAAAGAAGACCAGAAACCGGAATGGAAAATTCTTCCCGAAAAGCAGAAAGTTGGCGAATACAACGCCCAGAAAGCAACGACAACTTACGGTGGAAGAGAATGGATCGCATGGTTCAGTACAGATATTCCGTTTCAGGATGGGCCTTACAAATTTTATGGACTTCCGGGATTGATTGTAAAACTGGAAGATACCACAGGTTCTCATATCATGACATTGGTGGGAAACAAAAAAATCCAGACAGAAGTTTCTATTGGTGAAGTTGATATGCCTGGAAATGTAAGGTTAATGGGAATCGGAGGAAAAGAGATCGAAGTGACGAAAGATCAGTACAAAAAACTTTGGAAAGATTATGTAAATGATCCTTCTAAAAATATGAGAGAAATGATGATGCGAAATGGCGGCGGAGACAATACAAGAGTAGCTTTCAAAATGAGAACCCAAGACGGAAAGGAAATCTCTGACTCAAACCAGGTGTTCAGGGAAATGGAAAAAAGAACAAAGGAAACATTAGCTAAAAATAATAATCCGATCGAACCGGATTTAACAAAATAA
- a CDS encoding DUF4180 domain-containing protein, whose protein sequence is MEIKTHHFNNTKIAEVISDGIIINSAQDGLDLLGNIYYQDFDKIIMYEKNMTPEFFDLKTKIAGDILQKFSNYRVRLAIVGDFSKYESKSIKDFIFESNKTKHIHFVENIAEALEKLSI, encoded by the coding sequence ATGGAAATTAAAACTCACCATTTCAACAATACAAAAATTGCAGAAGTAATTTCGGACGGGATTATCATCAATTCGGCTCAGGATGGGCTGGATCTTTTGGGGAATATCTATTATCAGGATTTTGATAAAATCATTATGTATGAGAAAAATATGACCCCGGAATTCTTTGATTTAAAAACAAAAATCGCAGGCGATATTCTACAGAAATTTTCAAATTATCGCGTAAGACTGGCAATTGTAGGAGATTTTTCCAAATATGAAAGTAAAAGTATTAAAGATTTTATTTTCGAGAGTAATAAGACGAAGCATATTCATTTTGTCGAAAACATAGCCGAAGCCCTGGAAAAACTTTCAATTTAA
- a CDS encoding BlaI/MecI/CopY family transcriptional regulator, whose translation MKIQTLTKAEEQVMQYLWKLEKGFLKDVLDLFPEPKPHTNTVSTILKVLKDKEFVDYNVYGRQHEYFPLISKEQYSGKTMKSLVKNYFKGSYKSAVSFLVEKNEMTVEDLEMLLDELKKKN comes from the coding sequence ATGAAGATTCAGACTTTGACAAAAGCAGAAGAGCAAGTGATGCAGTACCTTTGGAAATTGGAAAAAGGATTTCTAAAAGATGTTCTTGATTTGTTTCCTGAGCCCAAACCGCACACCAATACGGTCTCTACTATTTTAAAAGTATTGAAAGATAAAGAATTCGTAGACTACAACGTGTACGGAAGACAGCATGAGTATTTTCCATTGATCTCGAAAGAGCAGTACAGCGGAAAAACAATGAAAAGCCTTGTAAAAAACTATTTTAAAGGTTCTTACAAAAGCGCCGTTTCTTTCCTGGTGGAGAAAAACGAAATGACGGTGGAAGACCTTGAAATGCTATTAGACGAACTCAAAAAGAAAAACTAA
- a CDS encoding YdeI/OmpD-associated family protein: MNHHFTAQLEIIGINPFVFIPEEILNHIFEQSGRNKSPIPVKGTVNGKEFQQNLMKYLGEWRLYINLTMLKDSPKRIGEQIEVFVEYDDSDRTIPIHPQLEKAINESSVALQNFESLIPSRRLELIRYINNLKTEESIQRNIEKIIRHLHGETDFFGKKIN; the protein is encoded by the coding sequence ATGAACCACCATTTCACAGCCCAGCTAGAAATCATTGGAATCAATCCATTTGTTTTCATTCCTGAAGAAATTTTGAATCATATTTTCGAACAATCGGGAAGGAATAAAAGCCCCATTCCGGTAAAAGGAACCGTAAACGGGAAAGAATTTCAGCAAAACCTAATGAAATATTTAGGAGAATGGCGTCTGTATATTAATTTAACCATGCTAAAAGATTCCCCGAAAAGAATTGGTGAACAAATTGAAGTTTTTGTTGAGTACGACGATTCAGACAGAACAATTCCTATTCATCCGCAATTGGAGAAAGCGATTAATGAAAGCTCGGTTGCTTTGCAAAATTTTGAAAGTTTAATTCCCTCAAGGAGATTGGAATTAATTCGTTACATCAATAATCTTAAAACCGAAGAAAGCATCCAAAGGAATATCGAGAAAATCATCAGACATTTGCACGGCGAAACCGACTTTTTCGGGAAGAAAATTAATTAA
- a CDS encoding L-threonylcarbamoyladenylate synthase, producing the protein MAKILKIYPENPQENLINEVIKTLNNGGLIIYPSDTVYALGCNIFDLKAMEKLAQIKKIKLEKAQFSIICNDLSHLSDFTRPIETSVFRFLKSHLPGPFTFILDANKSLPLAYKNHKTIGIRVPDHPIPQLIVEKLGHPIASTSIKDDDEIIEYSTDPELIAEKYDHLVDIVIDSGYGDNVASTIVDLTSGEPEVIRQGKGNI; encoded by the coding sequence ATGGCAAAAATATTGAAAATTTACCCGGAAAATCCACAGGAAAATCTTATCAATGAGGTAATTAAAACTTTGAATAATGGCGGATTAATTATATATCCTTCAGACACGGTTTATGCCTTGGGCTGTAATATTTTTGACCTGAAAGCCATGGAAAAGCTGGCTCAGATCAAGAAAATAAAGCTGGAGAAAGCACAATTTTCCATAATTTGTAATGATCTAAGCCATCTTTCAGACTTTACAAGACCCATCGAAACTTCTGTTTTCAGGTTTTTAAAAAGTCATCTTCCGGGACCTTTTACCTTTATTTTAGACGCCAATAAAAGCCTGCCTTTAGCCTATAAAAACCATAAAACCATCGGTATCCGTGTTCCGGACCATCCGATTCCGCAGCTTATTGTTGAAAAACTGGGACATCCGATCGCTTCAACTTCTATTAAAGACGACGATGAAATCATCGAATATTCCACTGATCCTGAATTAATTGCAGAAAAATACGACCATCTGGTAGATATTGTCATTGATTCCGGTTATGGAGATAATGTAGCGTCTACGATTGTGGATCTTACTTCGGGAGAGCCTGAGGTTATCAGACAGGGAAAAGGAAATATTTAA
- the yaaA gene encoding peroxide stress protein YaaA — translation MKIVTSPAKLMNVENSTDLLKATTPKFIDDAAFIQSYLKQKSPKYLSELMEISTKLADENWERNQKWKAKPTAKESAPAMFAFTGEVYRGLDAKTLEKSAIDYLQKNYRMLSGLYGLLKPSDKVMLYRLEMGRPFEFDTYKNLYEFWRKKITEQLNSEMKKNEILLHLASSEYGKVIDRKRLNHKVIDFDFYELKDGKLKTIVVYTKHARGLMVRFCAETNAQTLDDVKAFNYEGYLIDEEKSTDTKLVFTR, via the coding sequence ATGAAAATAGTAACATCTCCTGCCAAGTTAATGAACGTAGAAAACTCAACCGATCTGTTGAAAGCTACTACGCCGAAATTCATTGATGATGCAGCATTTATACAATCTTATTTAAAACAAAAATCTCCGAAATATCTTTCTGAGCTGATGGAAATTTCGACAAAACTGGCCGACGAAAACTGGGAGAGAAATCAAAAATGGAAGGCAAAACCTACCGCAAAAGAATCTGCTCCGGCAATGTTTGCGTTTACCGGAGAAGTTTATAGAGGACTGGATGCCAAAACGTTAGAAAAATCGGCCATAGATTATTTACAGAAAAACTACAGAATGCTTTCCGGATTGTACGGTCTATTGAAACCATCGGATAAAGTGATGCTTTACAGACTGGAAATGGGAAGGCCGTTCGAATTTGATACCTATAAAAATCTTTATGAATTCTGGCGGAAAAAAATCACAGAACAGCTTAATTCTGAGATGAAAAAGAACGAAATTCTCCTTCATCTGGCAAGCAGCGAATATGGAAAAGTAATCGACAGAAAAAGACTGAACCATAAAGTGATCGATTTTGATTTTTATGAATTAAAAGACGGAAAACTGAAAACCATCGTCGTTTACACCAAACACGCAAGAGGTTTGATGGTAAGATTCTGCGCCGAAACCAATGCTCAGACGTTGGATGATGTAAAGGCCTTTAACTATGAAGGTTACTTAATCGACGAGGAAAAATCGACCGATACAAAACTGGTTTTCACGAGATAA
- a CDS encoding M56 family metallopeptidase translates to METVLLYFGKVILCSGVMFLYYQLSLKDKTFHHYNRFYLLSAMLISLLLPLIKVEDFAIEVSNDIYRLIDTVQNFKTTKNINNDHIYLRIIFSALGLVSFYFLGRFIYGIFRIQQLKNQFQKESFDGINFYHTNLTEAPFSYFKNLFWKNSITLNSDVGKQILKHEMVHIEQKHSFDKIFIEIITSVFWFNPFFHIIKKEISLIHEYLADKKAVKQSDTKAFAQMLLASHFSGTQLPATSPFLSSNLKKRLKMLQKPQTKFGYARRIFALPVVFSVAFAYLVNAKNQEIKATNVEIEKAVSQIKKENKIEKDTITPNASKNIVVAPKVYKREHDDRKIADLSKKIQEKSQALKNLKPESSEYNKNLEEIGKLSGEIGKIASSEDFLKRAMVIRMDGKDVNINEYFKSKEWNDKVKNLEDLNVEIPEIPEMHFDFPDAPAPPPGAPNAPMAPKVKVYSYRGMNDMRWSPEADMAYKSAGRAQESAATAKKRAKLDKERARLEEKRAKLEGERAKLEVERRALDGNRRVYIYSNSMNKPMKVNNVRVMKMDNNAMGGPGMKKISGDLSNMKLYIDGKEVTRQEIDALDPNKIKNMNINKRTTDGDSSGEIRIETKK, encoded by the coding sequence ATGGAAACCGTACTTCTATACTTCGGAAAAGTAATTTTATGTTCTGGTGTAATGTTTTTGTATTATCAGTTGTCTCTTAAAGACAAGACGTTCCATCACTACAACAGATTTTATCTTTTGTCGGCGATGCTGATCTCGTTGCTGCTTCCCCTGATAAAGGTTGAAGACTTCGCTATTGAAGTGAGCAATGATATCTACAGGCTTATAGATACGGTACAGAATTTTAAAACAACTAAAAACATCAATAATGACCACATTTATCTTAGAATTATTTTTTCAGCTTTGGGATTGGTTTCTTTCTATTTTTTAGGAAGGTTTATCTACGGGATTTTCAGAATCCAGCAGCTTAAAAATCAGTTTCAAAAAGAAAGTTTTGATGGTATCAACTTTTACCATACAAACCTGACGGAAGCTCCGTTTTCCTATTTTAAAAATCTATTCTGGAAGAATTCCATCACATTGAATTCCGACGTCGGAAAGCAGATTTTAAAGCACGAAATGGTGCATATTGAGCAGAAACACTCATTCGATAAAATTTTTATTGAGATTATCACTTCTGTTTTCTGGTTCAATCCATTCTTTCATATCATTAAAAAAGAAATTAGTTTAATTCACGAATATCTGGCTGATAAAAAAGCCGTAAAACAATCGGACACAAAAGCATTTGCGCAGATGCTTTTAGCAAGCCACTTTTCCGGAACACAGTTGCCTGCGACCAGTCCGTTCTTAAGTTCAAATCTAAAAAAACGACTCAAAATGTTACAAAAACCTCAAACCAAATTCGGATATGCGCGTAGAATTTTTGCATTGCCGGTTGTATTTTCAGTAGCGTTTGCTTATCTGGTAAATGCTAAGAATCAGGAAATCAAAGCTACGAATGTAGAAATAGAGAAAGCGGTTTCTCAAATTAAAAAAGAAAATAAGATCGAAAAGGATACCATCACTCCTAACGCATCTAAAAATATTGTTGTAGCTCCAAAAGTATACAAAAGAGAACATGATGATAGAAAGATCGCTGATCTGAGTAAAAAAATACAGGAAAAAAGTCAAGCTTTAAAAAATCTTAAACCTGAAAGCTCAGAATACAATAAAAATCTTGAAGAAATCGGAAAATTATCCGGTGAAATCGGAAAAATTGCAAGCTCTGAAGACTTTTTGAAAAGAGCGATGGTCATCAGAATGGATGGGAAAGACGTCAATATCAACGAGTATTTCAAATCAAAAGAATGGAATGATAAAGTAAAAAATCTTGAAGATTTAAATGTCGAAATTCCCGAAATTCCTGAAATGCATTTTGATTTTCCGGATGCTCCTGCACCTCCTCCTGGCGCTCCCAATGCACCAATGGCTCCCAAAGTAAAAGTATACAGCTACAGAGGAATGAACGATATGAGATGGTCTCCCGAAGCTGATATGGCTTACAAATCTGCGGGAAGAGCCCAGGAATCTGCAGCAACAGCGAAGAAAAGAGCTAAGCTTGATAAAGAAAGAGCCAGATTAGAAGAAAAAAGAGCTAAGCTGGAAGGTGAAAGAGCCAAGCTGGAAGTGGAGAGAAGAGCTTTAGACGGCAATAGAAGAGTGTATATCTACAGCAATTCTATGAACAAGCCAATGAAGGTGAACAATGTAAGGGTGATGAAAATGGATAATAATGCGATGGGAGGTCCCGGTATGAAAAAGATTTCAGGTGACCTGAGTAATATGAAACTGTACATCGACGGAAAAGAAGTGACAAGACAGGAAATTGATGCTTTGGATCCCAATAAGATCAAAAACATGAATATTAATAAAAGAACGACCGACGGCGACAGTTCGGGAGAAATAAGAATCGAAACTAAAAAATAA
- a CDS encoding carboxymuconolactone decarboxylase family protein, with protein MEPRINLFEKGKKAITPIFGISQYLKHCSLDRHLIELIDFRISQINQCAYCLDMHSKELRAMGETEQRLYGLSAWRETPYYTERERAAFEYAEAVNTFHVSDEVYENTKKQFSEEEILDLTLAVNAINVWNRFNIAFQQVPGDYKVGMFG; from the coding sequence ATGGAACCAAGAATCAATTTATTCGAAAAAGGAAAAAAAGCAATTACCCCAATCTTTGGAATCAGCCAATACCTGAAACATTGTTCACTCGACAGACATTTGATAGAACTTATTGATTTCAGAATCTCACAGATCAACCAATGCGCGTACTGTCTTGATATGCACTCCAAAGAACTTCGTGCTATGGGTGAAACAGAGCAGCGTCTTTACGGACTGAGTGCATGGAGAGAAACTCCGTATTACACAGAAAGAGAAAGGGCTGCTTTCGAATATGCTGAAGCCGTGAACACTTTTCACGTTTCCGATGAAGTATATGAAAATACCAAAAAACAATTCTCTGAAGAAGAAATCCTCGATCTTACTTTGGCTGTCAATGCGATTAATGTATGGAACAGATTCAATATCGCTTTTCAACAGGTTCCGGGAGATTATAAGGTAGGAATGTTTGGATAA
- the prmC gene encoding peptide chain release factor N(5)-glutamine methyltransferase produces MTISAFKNYFKTELSNLYTDSESAFLSSIFIHKIVGFDSFQQRRFADQELLIDDEKQLRQIISELKTNKPYQQILGETDFYGMTFFVNENVLIPRPETEELLEFAIKKIHHSALTIDKLKILDIGTGSGIIPLVLKKYFPQAEVTSIDFSEKALEIAKKNADFHQLEINFIHNDYLNFDFNQNFDIIISNPPYIGIEEEHEIADSVKEFEPKMALFSPTSDALIFYRKIAEDSKKYLNKNGLLFLEINQKLGPETLELYTNDFSEALLIKDLSENDRFIFGRK; encoded by the coding sequence ATGACAATTTCAGCCTTTAAAAATTATTTTAAAACAGAACTTTCGAATCTTTATACAGACTCGGAAAGCGCTTTTCTGTCTTCAATTTTCATTCATAAAATTGTCGGGTTTGACAGTTTTCAGCAACGCAGATTTGCTGATCAGGAATTGCTGATAGATGATGAAAAACAGCTCCGGCAGATCATTTCAGAGCTAAAAACCAATAAACCTTATCAACAGATTTTAGGGGAAACAGATTTCTACGGAATGACTTTTTTCGTCAATGAAAATGTGCTGATTCCGCGGCCTGAAACGGAAGAATTGCTGGAATTTGCGATAAAAAAAATTCACCATTCAGCATTGACAATTGACAAATTAAAAATTCTTGATATTGGAACAGGAAGCGGAATTATCCCTTTGGTTCTAAAAAAATATTTTCCACAGGCTGAAGTCACTTCCATTGATTTTTCTGAAAAAGCTTTGGAAATCGCGAAAAAAAACGCAGATTTTCATCAGCTGGAAATTAATTTTATTCATAACGATTATCTCAATTTTGACTTCAATCAGAATTTTGATATTATTATTTCAAACCCGCCTTATATCGGGATTGAAGAAGAACATGAAATTGCCGATTCCGTGAAAGAATTTGAGCCCAAAATGGCACTTTTTTCACCCACTTCCGATGCCTTGATTTTTTACCGGAAAATTGCAGAAGATTCAAAAAAATATTTGAATAAAAACGGACTTTTATTCTTAGAAATTAATCAAAAACTGGGACCTGAAACGTTGGAGTTGTATACAAACGATTTTTCTGAAGCCCTATTAATAAAAGATTTATCGGAGAATGATCGTTTTATTTTTGGTCGAAAATAA